Proteins found in one Pseudorasbora parva isolate DD20220531a chromosome 11, ASM2467924v1, whole genome shotgun sequence genomic segment:
- the LOC137092093 gene encoding uncharacterized protein → MMDDRSDIEEEINYRCRFNTSPDHTVDDELESAVENWDQHSTNDTVTDHSMDEESDSENYELQNCSMTPPQDPTDNTCDSETSNNVENVANLLLMDAAAGGDAQDYSGEKPNSVKEKIYPNAKISHEESLLSILCYALRHTTTKSALSDLLDLINLHCPEGTNGVPSSLYKFLKTFDCNSFEMMYICPKCHHYFGNEIPACCASCGSEPGDKKSLVKSVFHA, encoded by the exons ATG ATGGATGACAGATCTGACATTGAAGAGGAGATAAATTACCGATGCAGATTCAACACATCACCAGACCATACTGTG GATGATGAATTGGAGAGTGCAGTGGAGAACTGGGACCAGCACAGCACAAATGATACAGTCACAGATCATTCCATG GATGAAGAATCGGACAGTGAGAATTATGAACTGCAAAACTGTTCTATGACTCCACCTCAAGACCCCACA GACAATACATGTGACAGCGAAACGAGCAACAATGTAGAAAATGTGGCAAATTTGCTTTTG ATGGATGCTGCAGCAGGTGGTGATGCACAAGATTACAGTGGAGAGAAGCCAAACTCAGTAAAAGAGAAGATCTACCCCAATGCTAAGATTAGTCATGAAGAATCCTTATTGTCAATTTTATGTTATGCTCTTAGGCACACCACAACAAAATCTGCCCTTAGTGATTTACTAGACCTAATCAATTTACATTGTCCAGAAGGAACTAATGGAGTACCCAGTAGTTTATATAAATTTCTTAAAACATTTGATTGCAACTCTTTTGAAATGATGTACATCTGCCCCAAATGTCATCATTACTTTGGTAATGAGATCCCAGCTTGTTGTGCCTCATGTGGTTCTGAACCTGGGGATAAGAAATCACTTGTTAAATCAG TCTTCCATGCCTGA
- the LOC137093157 gene encoding fructose-bisphosphate aldolase B-like: MIRKQNEFSPLEDSVRRPVSALWRKNTEENRRSFRDLLFSVDTSISESIGGVIFFHETLYQKSDKGVLFPKVIKDKGIVVGIKVDKGTAGLAGTDGETTRQGLDGLSERCAQYKKDGCDFAKWRCVLKISESCPSALAIAENANVLARYASICQQNGLVPIVEPEILPDGDHDLQRCQYATEKVLAAVYKALSDHHVYLEGTLLKPNMVTAGHSCTKKYTPQEVAMATVTALRRTVPAAVPGICFLSGGQSEEEASRNLNAMNQLPLHRPWKLSFSYGRALQASALAAWKGQAANKKAAQDAFVTRAKIISLASKGEYKPSGQADQASTQSLFTASYVY; encoded by the exons ATGAtcagaaaacaaaatgaatttaGCCCTTTGGAAGATTCAGTTCGAAGGCCGGTAAGCGCCCTCTGGAGGAAGAACACTGAAGAGAACCGTCGTAGTTTCCGTGACCTGCTCTTCTCTGTAGACACCTCTATCTCTGAAAGTATTGGTGGTGTCATCTTTTTCCATGAAACTCTGTACCAGAAATCAGACAAAGGAGTTCTGTTTCCAAAAGTCATCAAGGACAAGGGCATCGTAGTTGGCATCAAG gtGGACAAAGGCACAGCCGGCTTGGCCGGTACAGATGGAGAGACAACCAGGCAGG GATTGGATGGTCTGTCTGAACGCTGTGCCCAGTACAAGAAGGATGGTTGTGACTTTGCCAAGTGGCGCTGTGTACTTAAGATCTCTGAGAGCTGCCCCTCTGCTCTCGCAATTGCTGAAAATGCTAACGTTCTTGCCAGATATGCCAGCATTTGCCAACAG AATGGTTTGGTTCCCATTGTAGAGCCTGAGATCCTCCCAGACGGAGATCATGACCTGCAACGGTGCCAGTACGCCACTGAGAAG GTCCTGGCGGCTGTGTACAAGGCTCTCTCTGACCACCATGTGTATCTGGAGGGAACTCTGCTCAAACCAAACATGGTCACCGCTGGACACTCCTGCACCAAGAAGTACACCCCTCAGGAGGTTGCCATGGCAACAGTAACTGCTCTCAGACGCACTGTGCCAGCTGCTGTACCAG GCATCTGCTTCCTCTCTGGTGGTCAAAGTGAGGAGGAGGCCTCTCGGAATCTGAATGCCATGAATCAGCTTCCCCTGCACAGACCCTGGAAACTGAGCTTCTCTTATGGCCGTGCCCTCCAGGCCTCAGCTCTTGCTGCATGGAAGGGACAAGCAGCGAACAAGAAGGCTGCACAGGATGCCTTCGTCACACGTGCGAAG